In a single window of the Ignavibacteria bacterium genome:
- a CDS encoding ABC transporter ATP-binding protein produces the protein MLKVENLHVNYGAINAIKGLSINVPEKSIITLIGANGAGKTTTLRAISSIVKAAEGSKIIYMGEEITNLPAHKIVEKGLCQVPEGRLIFANLTVKENLDMGAYLRKDKQNFASDLDLIFSIFPRLKERIKQPGGTLSGGEQQMLAISRALMSKPKMLLLDEPSLGIAPLLTKTIFEKIVEINKTLGMTILLVEQNANLALSVADYGYVIETGNIILEGPAKELESNPEVRKAYLGEA, from the coding sequence ATGTTAAAAGTAGAAAACCTGCATGTAAATTACGGAGCAATTAACGCTATTAAGGGACTTTCAATAAACGTTCCTGAAAAATCAATTATTACATTAATTGGCGCTAACGGAGCGGGTAAAACTACGACTCTAAGAGCAATTTCAAGTATCGTAAAGGCAGCCGAAGGAAGCAAAATTATTTATATGGGAGAGGAAATTACTAACCTTCCAGCCCATAAAATTGTGGAAAAGGGGCTTTGCCAGGTGCCGGAAGGAAGGTTGATATTTGCCAACCTGACTGTGAAGGAAAATCTTGATATGGGCGCATACCTGCGCAAAGATAAACAGAATTTTGCTTCTGATCTTGACCTGATATTTTCAATTTTCCCCAGGCTCAAAGAAAGAATTAAACAGCCCGGCGGAACACTTTCAGGCGGTGAGCAGCAAATGCTTGCGATATCCAGGGCATTAATGTCAAAACCCAAAATGCTTCTGCTTGATGAGCCTTCATTGGGAATTGCTCCTTTGCTTACAAAGACAATATTTGAAAAAATCGTCGAGATCAATAAAACCCTGGGTATGACAATTCTGCTGGTTGAGCAGAATGCAAATCTGGCATTGAGTGTTGCTGATTACGGTTATGTAATTGAAACAGGTAACATAATCCTGGAAGGTCCTGCAAAAGAGCTTGAATCAAACCCGGAGGTCCGCAAAGCATACCTGGGTGAAGCATAA
- a CDS encoding ABC transporter ATP-binding protein has product MLTLKNCTIRFGGLTAVDSLDAVVRQNELVGLIGPNGAGKTTVFNIITGVYDPTEGDVLFNGESIVQLKPFEVTHKGIARTFQNIRLCQSLSVKDNVRVSYNNSCKAKLWSSVFQLKSYHDEEKAIDKEIHELLEMFDLHVDADEYAKNLPYGDQRKLEIVRALATKPKLLLLDEPAAGMNPSEKKDLMHLIQTVKDKFNISILLVEHDMNVVMGICERIYVIDYGKKIAEGKPAEIQSDPKVIEAYLGQPAK; this is encoded by the coding sequence ATACTGACGTTAAAGAATTGCACTATAAGATTCGGAGGATTGACAGCAGTTGATTCGCTGGATGCTGTTGTAAGGCAGAATGAGCTTGTTGGGCTTATTGGACCTAACGGCGCGGGCAAAACAACGGTATTCAATATTATTACCGGGGTGTATGATCCAACTGAAGGCGACGTTCTGTTCAATGGTGAAAGTATTGTTCAGCTGAAACCTTTTGAAGTAACCCATAAAGGCATTGCGAGAACTTTCCAGAATATAAGGCTATGTCAAAGCCTTTCAGTTAAAGATAATGTGAGGGTTTCATATAATAACAGCTGCAAGGCAAAGCTTTGGAGTTCTGTATTCCAGCTAAAAAGCTATCATGATGAAGAAAAGGCAATTGATAAAGAAATCCATGAGCTGCTGGAGATGTTTGACCTGCATGTTGATGCGGACGAATATGCCAAGAACCTGCCTTACGGCGACCAGCGAAAGCTTGAAATAGTACGCGCTCTGGCAACAAAGCCAAAGCTTCTTCTGCTTGATGAGCCTGCAGCCGGTATGAATCCTTCAGAGAAAAAGGACCTAATGCATTTAATACAAACAGTAAAAGATAAATTCAATATTTCAATATTACTTGTTGAGCATGATATGAATGTGGTCATGGGAATATGTGAAAGAATATACGTAATTGATTACGGTAAAAAAATTGCCGAAGGTAAACCGGCTGAAATTCAAAGCGATCCAAAGGTGATTGAAGCTTATCTAGGGCAACCAGCTAAATAA
- a CDS encoding branched-chain amino acid ABC transporter permease, whose product MKNTKILLLISIAVIFGVNLLSGSINSYYYQIIIYCGINIVLAASLNLINGYTGQFSLGHAGFMAIGAYVSAALSTYFAPALLSVLGDGVLGRSLWFIFVLLVGGAGAAFAGIIVGVPSLRLKGDYLAITTLGFSEIIRVIIQNLNVIGASQGFRGVYIYDNGVRSLEMVPELSNVAYKFYDIPKYTDFFWAFLVVALIIFGITNLMKSTYGRGFIAVKDDEIAAEAMGINTTKFKVTAFIIGAFFAGVAGGLYAHFLQYINPEDFNFLRSVEIVAMVILGGMGSTPGVVIAAIVLTVLPELLRDVQQYRMIIYALLLIIMMLLRPQGLFGLKLERKAKKITPEQPPDVTLKD is encoded by the coding sequence GTGAAGAATACCAAGATACTGTTACTGATTTCCATAGCTGTGATTTTTGGAGTTAACTTACTTTCAGGTTCCATAAACTCTTATTACTACCAGATAATAATTTATTGCGGAATTAACATTGTACTTGCAGCCAGCCTTAATTTAATTAACGGTTATACAGGTCAATTTTCTTTGGGTCACGCCGGTTTTATGGCAATTGGAGCATATGTTTCTGCAGCGCTCAGCACTTATTTTGCACCTGCATTACTTTCTGTATTAGGTGATGGAGTTCTGGGCAGATCATTATGGTTCATTTTTGTCTTACTCGTAGGCGGAGCTGGGGCAGCATTTGCCGGAATAATAGTTGGAGTTCCTTCGCTTAGGCTTAAAGGAGATTATCTTGCAATTACTACACTTGGATTCAGTGAAATAATCAGGGTTATTATTCAGAACTTAAATGTCATTGGCGCTTCACAGGGATTCCGCGGTGTATATATTTATGATAACGGCGTAAGAAGCCTTGAGATGGTTCCGGAGCTTAGCAATGTTGCATACAAATTTTATGATATCCCTAAATACACAGATTTTTTCTGGGCATTTTTAGTTGTAGCATTAATAATATTCGGTATTACTAACCTGATGAAATCAACCTATGGCAGGGGCTTTATCGCTGTAAAAGATGACGAAATAGCCGCCGAAGCAATGGGTATAAATACAACTAAATTCAAAGTTACAGCATTTATAATCGGCGCGTTTTTTGCTGGTGTAGCAGGCGGCTTATATGCCCACTTCCTGCAGTATATTAATCCCGAAGATTTTAACTTCCTGCGCTCAGTTGAAATAGTAGCAATGGTAATCTTAGGGGGAATGGGAAGCACACCCGGCGTTGTTATTGCCGCTATTGTTTTAACTGTACTGCCTGAATTATTAAGGGATGTACAGCAATACAGAATGATAATTTATGCCCTGCTGCTTATAATTATGATGCTGCTGAGACCACAGGGGTTATTTGGCTTAAAACTTGAGCGTAAAGCCAAAAAGATCACACCTGAGCAGCCTCCTGATGTTACATTAAAAGATTAA
- a CDS encoding TolC family protein — MSKFILFVSAIFALTGFKAFAQNGFDNYLKKDSIYRFNSSLKVLDSLLNTRSQNILSDTSFNNSFGKSEVFSLSQLLFAAVNNNPELTAMQTKIEASNSLAEAKTFLPDPMFEIELDDIMSDFNRVGMINFFVSQMFPFPGKLALEKRSVLDAKAMMQSERLSMAIEIMNMIKMNYYDLYLVNKKLQINYDNSLIMQTFLASAEAQYMVGKGMQQEVFKSQVEMSRLQNEEFVLKQQRKNIFSELTKLTKIAVDEKTKINFSDIDTDYLMNESSFKINEIQNSRLIDYAFIHRPDIRTLQNKIIMNQTDLEMAKIERLPDFNIKLGYKILPFEERNAFAFMVGVNIPFAPWSSGKYDYAIQRNEVIIKSTADELSFKKNEIKNEITTVVNNMAALKETMRFYFSVQLPQTENTMKSAQYSYETNMGGFLDLLDAYRMYQESRIMYYESVTMYLKMIAELEKATGLNLKN; from the coding sequence ATGTCTAAATTCATTTTATTTGTTTCGGCAATATTTGCTTTAACGGGCTTCAAGGCATTTGCTCAAAACGGTTTTGATAACTACCTGAAAAAGGATTCAATTTACAGGTTCAATTCATCGTTAAAAGTCTTGGACTCACTTCTTAACACACGCTCACAAAATATCTTGAGCGACACCTCTTTTAATAACTCATTCGGAAAATCGGAAGTATTTTCTTTGAGCCAATTGCTGTTTGCAGCCGTAAATAATAACCCGGAACTGACAGCAATGCAAACTAAAATTGAAGCTTCCAATTCTCTTGCGGAAGCCAAAACATTTTTGCCTGACCCAATGTTTGAAATTGAACTTGATGATATTATGAGCGATTTTAACAGGGTAGGAATGATTAATTTTTTTGTTTCACAAATGTTCCCTTTCCCGGGCAAACTTGCTCTTGAAAAAAGATCAGTACTTGATGCAAAAGCAATGATGCAAAGTGAAAGGCTTTCAATGGCAATTGAAATTATGAATATGATTAAGATGAATTACTATGACCTTTACCTTGTTAATAAAAAGCTGCAGATCAATTACGATAACAGTCTGATTATGCAAACCTTTCTCGCATCTGCTGAGGCACAATATATGGTAGGCAAAGGTATGCAGCAGGAAGTTTTCAAATCTCAGGTAGAGATGTCACGCCTTCAGAATGAGGAGTTTGTTTTAAAGCAGCAAAGGAAAAATATATTTTCTGAACTGACAAAGCTTACAAAAATTGCAGTTGATGAAAAAACAAAAATTAATTTTTCCGATATTGACACTGATTATTTGATGAATGAAAGCAGTTTTAAGATTAATGAAATACAAAATTCCAGACTTATTGATTATGCATTCATTCACAGACCGGATATTAGAACCTTACAAAATAAGATCATTATGAATCAAACAGATCTTGAAATGGCTAAAATTGAACGATTACCTGATTTTAATATTAAACTTGGGTATAAAATACTGCCGTTTGAAGAGAGAAATGCTTTTGCATTTATGGTAGGAGTTAATATCCCTTTTGCGCCGTGGTCCAGCGGAAAATATGATTATGCAATACAAAGAAATGAAGTAATTATCAAAAGCACAGCTGATGAATTAAGCTTTAAAAAAAATGAGATTAAAAATGAGATTACAACTGTTGTCAATAATATGGCTGCTTTAAAAGAGACTATGAGATTTTACTTTAGTGTTCAATTGCCGCAAACAGAAAATACAATGAAGTCTGCGCAATATTCGTATGAAACCAATATGGGTGGGTTCCTCGACCTTCTTGATGCTTACAGGATGTACCAGGAATCAAGAATAATGTATTATGAATCGGTAACAATGTATCTTAAAATGATAGCCGAACTTGAAAAAGCTACAGGCTTAAATCTGAAAAATTAA
- a CDS encoding efflux RND transporter periplasmic adaptor subunit: MNKPIKIIIGVLAAVLIIAGGYWGYITFIQKNDNVTSGNEVYTCPMHPQIIQDRPGQCPICGMDLVQKGEVVDDEQTDHDLDGADISTVKLSPSQQVLANVQTERVKTMQFQGEKTFNGYVKINESKFAHISTAVSGKIVKMFITFEGEVVRKGQKVMEIYSPELVSTQKEYLLAIDNFNRIKNSGNRLAIEQAQSLVTSSRERLLLWEMTYAQIDELERNKVVKNTTILYSKYSGIITKKYVHVGHWAMAGEDIYDVADLSSVWVIANVYESDMQYIKNGQTAEIYSAAYPGEVLRAKINFINPVFNPESRTLEVRIDVSNKDMKLKPDMYLKVKLNTYVSQSIGVPKNAVIRTGDNNYVYIEKEKGVFKPIEVKIGYEQDGYYAVTSGLQEGDLVVISGGFLIDSESQIQKGFTSGHENHSGDPKKDINEELKINPNQDILNDMKEKKTETEHKH, from the coding sequence ATGAATAAACCTATAAAAATAATTATTGGCGTTCTGGCTGCTGTTCTCATAATTGCGGGCGGATATTGGGGATACATTACGTTTATACAGAAAAACGATAATGTCACATCCGGAAACGAAGTGTATACTTGCCCTATGCATCCGCAGATCATCCAGGATAGACCCGGACAATGTCCAATATGCGGTATGGACCTTGTACAAAAAGGAGAAGTTGTTGATGACGAACAAACCGATCATGACCTGGATGGTGCTGATATCAGTACAGTCAAGTTATCTCCCTCGCAACAGGTGCTGGCTAATGTACAGACTGAACGAGTTAAAACTATGCAGTTCCAGGGTGAAAAAACATTTAACGGATATGTAAAAATAAATGAAAGTAAATTTGCACATATTTCTACGGCAGTATCCGGGAAAATTGTTAAAATGTTTATTACATTTGAAGGTGAAGTGGTTAGAAAAGGGCAGAAAGTTATGGAAATTTATTCACCTGAACTCGTATCCACTCAAAAAGAATATCTTCTTGCTATCGATAATTTCAACCGGATCAAGAATAGCGGCAACAGGCTGGCTATTGAACAGGCTCAAAGCCTGGTAACATCTTCAAGGGAAAGACTATTACTTTGGGAAATGACCTATGCGCAAATTGATGAACTGGAAAGGAACAAAGTTGTTAAAAATACTACAATATTGTATTCTAAATATTCAGGTATTATTACTAAAAAATATGTTCATGTTGGTCATTGGGCAATGGCTGGTGAAGATATTTATGATGTAGCAGACCTCTCTTCGGTGTGGGTTATAGCTAATGTATATGAATCAGATATGCAGTATATCAAAAACGGTCAAACCGCCGAAATTTATTCTGCTGCTTACCCGGGTGAAGTATTAAGGGCGAAGATAAATTTTATTAATCCTGTATTTAATCCTGAATCAAGAACTCTTGAAGTTCGTATTGATGTTTCCAACAAAGATATGAAATTAAAGCCCGATATGTATCTGAAAGTTAAGTTAAATACCTACGTTTCTCAATCTATTGGTGTTCCTAAAAATGCTGTGATAAGAACAGGAGATAATAATTATGTTTACATTGAAAAAGAAAAGGGAGTATTTAAACCAATAGAAGTAAAGATTGGCTATGAACAGGATGGATATTATGCTGTAACCTCAGGATTACAGGAAGGAGATCTTGTTGTTATATCGGGTGGCTTCCTGATAGACAGCGAATCGCAGATACAGAAAGGATTTACATCAGGACATGAAAACCATAGTGGTGATCCAAAAAAAGATATTAATGAAGAATTAAAAATTAATCCAAACCAGGATATCCTTAATGATATGAAAGAGAAAAAAACTGAAACAGAACATAAACACTAA